The Cloeon dipterum chromosome 3, ieCloDipt1.1, whole genome shotgun sequence genome includes a region encoding these proteins:
- the Jwa gene encoding PRA1 family protein 2 has product MNAKTSSEADQLKILPLRSLDDFILGSARFQVPDFKDLDKWARRMQSNLLYYQTNYFAVFAVIFLLLCYIDPLRVLMGSTLIVVTLLSCARLATEASGPTVGITVVLAGLCLYYYSSLAYALLSLLVPTQVILVHASLRLRNIKNKLTNNVLPLDKTPMALIIQRFGLQVE; this is encoded by the exons ATGAACGCAAAGACTTCCAGTGAAGCTGATCAGCTGAAAATCCTTCCTCTTCGGTCCCTGGATGACTTCATACTCGGCTCTGCACGCTTTcag GTGCCAGACTTCAAGGACCTGGACAAGTGGGCGCGTCGAATGCAGAGCAACCTGCTCTACTACCAGACCAACTACTTCGCCGTATTCGCAGTCATTTTCCTTTTGCTCTGCTACATCGACCCTCTCAGGGTGCTGATGGGCTCCACCCTAATCGTGGTCACCCTGTTGAGCTGCGCCCGCCTCGCCACCGAAGCGTCTGGCCCGACTGTCGGGATAACTGTTGTTCTGGCCGGCCTCTGTCTCTACTACTACTCCTCGCTGGCGTACGCCTTGCTCTCGCTACTTGTGCCCACACAAG TAATTTTGGTGCACGCGTCTCTGCGCTTGCGGAATATCAAGAACAAGTTGACGAACAACGTGCTGCCTCTAGACAAAACACCTATGGCATTGATCATCCAGAGGTTCGGTTTGCAAGTAGAATGA
- the LOC135938964 gene encoding uncharacterized protein CG1161 — protein MNALLGVVFLLFAAVPCIQGQYEDARCKCICPNPSVVNATTESNRKHYIGNVPPNKCNCDSVVLAKVGDLIKGKEQEFCPRCECKYESRNTTTIKVVVIIVVWAVSLLVVYMLFLVCLEPLISGRTGKSYQEHVDEDESHQMTTTQQGGVLDRVGHQQDKWKRQVREQRRNIYDRHTMLN, from the exons ATGAATGCCCTTCTCGGAGTAGTTTTCCTGCTCTTTGCAGCAGTTCCGTGCATTCag GGTCAGTACGAGGACGCGAGGTGTAAATGCATTTGTCCCAACCCTTCTGTTGTGAATGCAACGACCGAGTCGAACAGAAAACACTACATCGGCAATGTCCCTCCAAACAAATGCAACTGCGACTCGGTTGTCCTAGCCAAGGTTGGCGACCTCATCAAGGGCAAGGAGCAGGAGTTTTGCCCCCGATGCGAGTGTAAATACGAGAGCCGAAACACTACAACCAttaaa GTCGTGGTCATCATTGTGGTGTGGGCCGTGTCGCTGCTTGTCGTTTACATGCTCTTCCTCGTCTGCCTGGAGCCTCTGATCAGCGGCCGAACGGGCAAGAGCTACCAGGAACACGTAGACGAGGACGAAAGTCACCAAATGACGACGACGCAGCAAGGCGGGGTCCTGGACCGGGTGGGTCACCAACAGGACAAGTGGAAGCGGCAGGTGCGGGAACAGAGAAGGAACATTTACGACCGACACACTATGTTAAATTAG
- the LOC135938963 gene encoding uncharacterized protein LOC135938963 codes for MGVIDRKGLVPKKPQEISPISDDELSIPETVSSQASTIVAQPISRPRPSNNKTTVLVLTHPGKHCGKRRLRHYKDVEDLMRWNEKNEYEITIHDFMGNKPSPFAILLNDDNLLQAWWEFINKTNQNYFIQKAASVLSLQQTSGENEENKPQKRLPMPSEYKRIERHLKEILQRKSTSPEMVREIEQLLMQFFMETPKETLRIKKLTKYESLINQAVCQYHGLDAEVDEACDKKRKDLIVALESEFYTQPTTALSNYIEQRQKFFL; via the exons ATGGGAGTAATTGACCGCAAAGGTCTCGTGCCGAAAAAACCCCAAGAGATCAGTCCAATCTCGGACGATGAACTCAG CATACCGGAAACCGTGTCCTCGCAAGCTTCGACTATCGTTGCGCAGCCGATTTCTCGTCCGAGACCCTCGAATAATAAGACCACCGTGTTGGTGCTCACTCACCCTGGCAAACACTGCGGAAAACGAAGGCTCAGACACTACAAGGATG TTGAAGATTTGATGCGATGGAACGAAAAGAACGAGTATGAAATCACGATCCACGATTTCATGGGCAACAAGCCCTCGCCCTTTGCCATCTTGTTGAACGACGATAATCTCTTGCAG GCTTGGTGGGAGTTTATCAACAAGACCAACCAGAATTATTTCATCCAGAAGGCTGCCAGTGTTCTTTCCCTGCAGCAAACCTCGGgagaaaatgaggaaaacaaGCCGCAGAAAAGGCTGCCGATGCCTTCCGAGTACAAAAGAATCGAGAGACACCTGAAGGAAATTCTGCAGAGGAAGTCGACCAGCCCG GAAATGGTCCGCGAGATCGAGCAGCTTCTGATGCAGTTCTTCATGGAGACCCCGAAGGAAACACTGCGCATCAAAAAACTGACCAAGTACGAGAGTCTTATCAACCAGGCCGTGTGTCAATATCACGGTCTAGACGCTgagg tTGATGAAGCTTGCGACAAGAAAAGGAAAGACTTGATTGTCGCGCTGGAATCCGAGTTTTACACCCAGCCCACCACTGCCCTGAGCAATTACATAGAGCAGCGCCAGAAATTctttttgtag
- the prd1 gene encoding uncharacterized protein prd1 isoform X1 codes for MLKAFKSAYHSKDNSLLKERTEKKDENHVKDPILEDVGRAIKLLLQYGLGEDKIGSSCWVAQDLCHRLDHALRHGLRRPTAGYWPLVRPFTHTDNVKMLERNCSKRRATLDKSTSWLYHSLNEGSLEGYLRTFSREGNLLGKHYFNYAFLRDEQRRDLLIGLLASLQGVCFELALQCFDSMQSSVNSLPSPEDSGVVTADSDLSERLDSLGDQDDDSATLNELEDNRINRIMETEKVVLRSPRRDPQRHLKRVSFHEEQNNKCLNKRHSWCVDSSMTSSTLSLPCDEGGMPEEPPTFDEFHTLQGKLELVKQRRKLFLKKAALGKSKERSLRLYWPEAKVNKEACREVELQINREMQKTKANKNDVINEESVLLDKRLVKLLQRDIFQSQEENILKVFKGYGPLLQPGISPLLIIITSCGVYGVCHSDSKVKPKFICNYRELEAILFGPDGLTVLFATKCKEKHLISVSGAAESLPGAIMAPVELAMRRANLVPAAWQQLNLQEMKSLRHNLSKTIPSLTGEQMLWHQVVQVQDASRQNGAQDASKEGLLMVRIGIDGPWQPSYLVLRDRELWVFGDELDHEPQLVIGVARCVACGRVQLSERPHTFEIQCGRSSLPLQLAAADDYEVSDWLQALLQAACGQTAAPHFKLQPCGLMLTSGHLLAYRLDRSTPEPVCCTQLVHVTAIRAAESSWCALEFECAEAKENGGDWILYFDCAAHRAEFYQQMEAAWAKLPQALPFPSTNYLSDLLRQKCEDASTQLLTSWNPLLNLG; via the exons ATGTTGAAAGCCTTCAAGAGTGCGTATCATAGTAAAGACAACTCTCTTTTGAAAGAACGAACGGAAAAGAAAGACGAAAACCATGTGAAGGATCCAATCCTCGAAGATGTCGGCAGGGCGATCAAACTG CTGCTGCAGTACGGCCTTGGAGAGGATAAAATTGGATCCAGCTGTTGGGTAGCGCAGGATCTGTGTCACCGCCTCGACCATGCTCTGCGACATGGTCTGCGGAGGCCGACGGCCGGTTATTGGCCGCTCGTGCGACCCTTTACCCACACGGACAACGTGAAAATGCTGGAGAGGAATTGTTCAAAGAGAAGAGCCACTCTGGATAAAA GCACGTCTTGGCTGTACCATTCGCTGAACGAAGGCTCTCTGGAAGGATACCTGCGAACATTCTCAAGAGAAGGCAACCTGCTGGGCAAACATTACTTCAATTACGCCTTTTTACGGGACGAGCAGCGGAGGGATTTGCTCATTGGACTTTTGGCCAGTCTCCAAGGCGTCTGCTTTGAACTGGCTTTG CAATGCTTCGACTCAATGCAGAGTTCAGTCAACTCGCTTCCATCGCCTGAAGATTCTGGTGTTGTCACTGCAGACAGCGACTTGAGTGAGCGGCTGGACAGTCTGGGCGACCAAGAC GACGATTCAGCAACGTTGAACGAGTTGGAGGACAACAGAATCAACCGCATCATGGAAACGGAGAAAGTAGTGTTGCGCTCTCCAAGACGCGACCCGCAGCGGCATCTGAAGCGAGTTTCGTTCCACGAGGAGCAGAACAACAAGTGCCTGAACAAGCGGCATAGCTGGTGCGTTGACAGTTCCATGACGTCCAGCACCCTGAGCCTCCCTTGCGACGAGGGTGGCATGCCGGAGGAACCTCCCACCTTTGACGAGTTCCATACCCTTCAAGGAAAACTGGAACTCGTTAAGCAACgaaggaaattatttctcaagAAGGCAGCTCTGGGCAAAAGCAAGGAAAGAAGTCTCCGCCTCTACTGGCCCGAAGCCAAAGTTAATAAAGAGGCTTGTCGTGAAGTGGAGCTGCAAATCAACCGCGAAATGCAAAAGACCAAAGCTAATAAG AATGACGTTATCAATGAAGAATCTGTGTTACTCGACAAGAGGCTTGTCAAACTTCTTCAGAGAGACATTTTTCAATCGCAGgaagaaaacattttgaag GTTTTCAAAGGCTATGGTCCACTTCTACAACCAGGAATTTCTCCTTTGCTGATCATAATTACGAGCTGCGGCGTATACGGCGTTTGCCACTCAGACTCAAAAGTGAAACCAAAGTTTATATGCAACTATAGAGAATTAGAAGCAATTTTG TTTGGCCCTGATGGACTGACAGTTCTCTTTGCCACCAAATGCAAAGAGAAACACTTGATCTCTGTTTCTGGCGCTGCGGAATCTCTGCCTGGAGCGATTATGGCTCCAGTAGAGTTGGCCATGCGCAGAGCAAACTTGGTTCCGGCAGCTTGGCAGCAGTTGAACCTGCAAGAAATGAAATCCCTACGCCACAACCTTTCGAAAACAATTCCCTCGTTGACCGGGGAGCAGATGCTGTGGCACCAAGTGGTCCAAGTGCAGGACGCCAGCAGACAAAACGGAGCACAGGATGCGTCCAAAGAGGGACTTCTGATGGTCAGGATCGGCATTGACGGACCCTGGCAGCCGTCGTATCTTGTTTTGAG GGACCGCGAGCTGTGGGTGTTTGGAGACGAGTTGGACCACGAGCCTCAGCTGGTGATCGGAGTGGCGCGGTGCGTGGCGTGCGGCCGGGTGCAGCTTTCCGAGCGGCCCCACACGTTCGAAATCCAGTGCGGGCGCAGCTCGCTGCCGCTTCAGCTGGCCGCGGCCGACGACTACGAGGTGTCGGACTGGCTGCAGGCGCTGCTGCAAGCGGCCTGCGGACAGACGGCCGCGCCGCACTTCAAACTGCAGCCTTGCGGCCTGATGCTGACCAGCGGCCATCTGCTGGCCTATCGGCTCGACCGCAGCACGCCCGAACCCGTTTGCTGCACGCAGCTGGTGCACGTGACCGCCATCAGGGCTGCGGAGTCCTCCTGGTGCGCCCTCGAGTTCGAATGTGCGGAGGCAAAGGAGAACGGTGGCGACTGGATCCTCTACTTCGACTGCGCAGCTCACCGCGCCGAGTTCTACCAGCAGATGGAAGCTGCGTGGGCTAAACTTCCTCAG GCGTTACCATTTCCTTCGACAAACTATCTCTCAGACTTGCTGCGTCAAAAATGCGAGGACGCGAGCACCCAGTTGCTGACCTCGTGGAATCCTCTCCTCAACCTTGGCTGA
- the prd1 gene encoding uncharacterized protein prd1 isoform X2 — MLKAFKSAYHSKDNSLLKERTEKKDENHVKDPILEDVGRAIKLLLQYGLGEDKIGSSCWVAQDLCHRLDHALRHGLRRPTAGYWPLVRPFTHTDNVKMLERNCSKRRATLDKSTSWLYHSLNEGSLEGYLRTFSREGNLLGKHYFNYAFLRDEQRRDLLIGLLASLQGVCFELALQCFDSMQSSVNSLPSPEDSGVVTADSDLSERLDSLGDQDDDSATLNELEDNRINRIMETEKVVLRSPRRDPQRHLKRVSFHEEQNNKCLNKRHSWCVDSSMTSSTLSLPCDEGGMPEEPPTFDEFHTLQGKLELVKQRRKLFLKKAALGKSKERSLRLYWPEAKVNKEACREVELQINREMQKTKAKNDVINEESVLLDKRLVKLLQRDIFQSQEENILKVFKGYGPLLQPGISPLLIIITSCGVYGVCHSDSKVKPKFICNYRELEAILFGPDGLTVLFATKCKEKHLISVSGAAESLPGAIMAPVELAMRRANLVPAAWQQLNLQEMKSLRHNLSKTIPSLTGEQMLWHQVVQVQDASRQNGAQDASKEGLLMVRIGIDGPWQPSYLVLRDRELWVFGDELDHEPQLVIGVARCVACGRVQLSERPHTFEIQCGRSSLPLQLAAADDYEVSDWLQALLQAACGQTAAPHFKLQPCGLMLTSGHLLAYRLDRSTPEPVCCTQLVHVTAIRAAESSWCALEFECAEAKENGGDWILYFDCAAHRAEFYQQMEAAWAKLPQALPFPSTNYLSDLLRQKCEDASTQLLTSWNPLLNLG, encoded by the exons ATGTTGAAAGCCTTCAAGAGTGCGTATCATAGTAAAGACAACTCTCTTTTGAAAGAACGAACGGAAAAGAAAGACGAAAACCATGTGAAGGATCCAATCCTCGAAGATGTCGGCAGGGCGATCAAACTG CTGCTGCAGTACGGCCTTGGAGAGGATAAAATTGGATCCAGCTGTTGGGTAGCGCAGGATCTGTGTCACCGCCTCGACCATGCTCTGCGACATGGTCTGCGGAGGCCGACGGCCGGTTATTGGCCGCTCGTGCGACCCTTTACCCACACGGACAACGTGAAAATGCTGGAGAGGAATTGTTCAAAGAGAAGAGCCACTCTGGATAAAA GCACGTCTTGGCTGTACCATTCGCTGAACGAAGGCTCTCTGGAAGGATACCTGCGAACATTCTCAAGAGAAGGCAACCTGCTGGGCAAACATTACTTCAATTACGCCTTTTTACGGGACGAGCAGCGGAGGGATTTGCTCATTGGACTTTTGGCCAGTCTCCAAGGCGTCTGCTTTGAACTGGCTTTG CAATGCTTCGACTCAATGCAGAGTTCAGTCAACTCGCTTCCATCGCCTGAAGATTCTGGTGTTGTCACTGCAGACAGCGACTTGAGTGAGCGGCTGGACAGTCTGGGCGACCAAGAC GACGATTCAGCAACGTTGAACGAGTTGGAGGACAACAGAATCAACCGCATCATGGAAACGGAGAAAGTAGTGTTGCGCTCTCCAAGACGCGACCCGCAGCGGCATCTGAAGCGAGTTTCGTTCCACGAGGAGCAGAACAACAAGTGCCTGAACAAGCGGCATAGCTGGTGCGTTGACAGTTCCATGACGTCCAGCACCCTGAGCCTCCCTTGCGACGAGGGTGGCATGCCGGAGGAACCTCCCACCTTTGACGAGTTCCATACCCTTCAAGGAAAACTGGAACTCGTTAAGCAACgaaggaaattatttctcaagAAGGCAGCTCTGGGCAAAAGCAAGGAAAGAAGTCTCCGCCTCTACTGGCCCGAAGCCAAAGTTAATAAAGAGGCTTGTCGTGAAGTGGAGCTGCAAATCAACCGCGAAATGCAAAAGACCAAAGCTA AGAATGACGTTATCAATGAAGAATCTGTGTTACTCGACAAGAGGCTTGTCAAACTTCTTCAGAGAGACATTTTTCAATCGCAGgaagaaaacattttgaag GTTTTCAAAGGCTATGGTCCACTTCTACAACCAGGAATTTCTCCTTTGCTGATCATAATTACGAGCTGCGGCGTATACGGCGTTTGCCACTCAGACTCAAAAGTGAAACCAAAGTTTATATGCAACTATAGAGAATTAGAAGCAATTTTG TTTGGCCCTGATGGACTGACAGTTCTCTTTGCCACCAAATGCAAAGAGAAACACTTGATCTCTGTTTCTGGCGCTGCGGAATCTCTGCCTGGAGCGATTATGGCTCCAGTAGAGTTGGCCATGCGCAGAGCAAACTTGGTTCCGGCAGCTTGGCAGCAGTTGAACCTGCAAGAAATGAAATCCCTACGCCACAACCTTTCGAAAACAATTCCCTCGTTGACCGGGGAGCAGATGCTGTGGCACCAAGTGGTCCAAGTGCAGGACGCCAGCAGACAAAACGGAGCACAGGATGCGTCCAAAGAGGGACTTCTGATGGTCAGGATCGGCATTGACGGACCCTGGCAGCCGTCGTATCTTGTTTTGAG GGACCGCGAGCTGTGGGTGTTTGGAGACGAGTTGGACCACGAGCCTCAGCTGGTGATCGGAGTGGCGCGGTGCGTGGCGTGCGGCCGGGTGCAGCTTTCCGAGCGGCCCCACACGTTCGAAATCCAGTGCGGGCGCAGCTCGCTGCCGCTTCAGCTGGCCGCGGCCGACGACTACGAGGTGTCGGACTGGCTGCAGGCGCTGCTGCAAGCGGCCTGCGGACAGACGGCCGCGCCGCACTTCAAACTGCAGCCTTGCGGCCTGATGCTGACCAGCGGCCATCTGCTGGCCTATCGGCTCGACCGCAGCACGCCCGAACCCGTTTGCTGCACGCAGCTGGTGCACGTGACCGCCATCAGGGCTGCGGAGTCCTCCTGGTGCGCCCTCGAGTTCGAATGTGCGGAGGCAAAGGAGAACGGTGGCGACTGGATCCTCTACTTCGACTGCGCAGCTCACCGCGCCGAGTTCTACCAGCAGATGGAAGCTGCGTGGGCTAAACTTCCTCAG GCGTTACCATTTCCTTCGACAAACTATCTCTCAGACTTGCTGCGTCAAAAATGCGAGGACGCGAGCACCCAGTTGCTGACCTCGTGGAATCCTCTCCTCAACCTTGGCTGA